The following coding sequences lie in one Arachis stenosperma cultivar V10309 chromosome 5, arast.V10309.gnm1.PFL2, whole genome shotgun sequence genomic window:
- the LOC130980642 gene encoding uncharacterized protein LOC130980642, which yields MAKFQLPLPIIPDELLQEIFLRSSAKAVGRCMCLNKFWHRQLRQPETCIHHMRKQKVLDQHVLFHVGYSLLLMGSDSLYIVNAASGEEVNVQHPFGVGIHGWFRIVGVSNGNICFKFSREQDDTRLLVWNLTAQCSREISDPHRDHGRSFFPVYGFGHVPNSDAYTVIHMCKRDIADAYVFFSRYCSRRSTWFHCIDCLPGVEKIDPNSIFNNGHAYWITGTGDSYATPKSVLCYSVEDESFSEVSIPVGAIYTVHNLLTHKEKVALLAHTHNEFGYVAAIWHLNEDADGNRILEQYCRFASRSIRENPILFVDDNLLLLVNNSKERELLVNYRYRELVLTEYDIEHGTRNLLGGEHGDTQKRHTRSQ from the coding sequence ATGGCTAAATTCCAACTTCCCTTGCCGATTATTCCGGATGAACTGCTACAAGAAATCTTCCTGCGTAGTAGTGCCAAAGCTGTAGGGAGATGTATGTGCTTGAATAAATTCTGGCACCGACAGCTACGCCAACCAGAGACATGCATACACCACATGCGAAAGCAGAAAGTGTTAGATCAACATGTTTTGTTTCATGTTGGATACTCACTACTGTTAATGGGTTCAGATTCACTATATATAGTGAATGCTGCTTCTGGAGAAGAAGTGAATGTTCAGCATCCTTTCGGAGTTGGCATCCATGGGTGGTTTCGTATTGTGGGAGTGTCAAACGGGAACATATGTTTCAAGTTCTCTCGTGAACAAGACGACACAAGACTTTTGGTATGGAATCTGACAGCACAATGCTCTAGAGAAATTTCCGACCCCCACAGGGACCACGGTAGATCGTTTTTCCCAGTATATGGTTTCGGTCATGTTCCAAACTCAGATGCATACACAGTCATACATATGTGCAAAAGGGACATAGCTGATGCCTACGTTTTTTTCTCTAGATATTGTTCAAGGCGTTCTACATGGTTTCACTGCATTGATTGTCTCCCTGGTGTAGAAAAAATTGACCCTAACTCTATTTTTAATAATGGTCACGCGTATTGGATAACTGGTACAGGAGATAGCTATGCTACACCCAAGTCTGTTTTATGTTACAGTGTTGAAGATGAATCATTTAGCGAGGTGTCTATCCCTGTAGGTGCAATATATACCGTTCACAATTTACTAACCCACAAGGAAAAAGTTGCACTCCTCGCTCATACACACAACGAATTTGGTTATGTCGCAGCAATTTGGCACTTGAATGAAGACGCGGATGGAAACAGAATATTAGAGCAATACTGCAGGTTTGCGAGTCGAAGCATAAGAGAAAATCCAATACTATTCGTGGATGATAACCTACTTTTGTTGGTGAATAATTCAAAGGAAAGAGAGTTACTCGTCAATTACAGGTACAGAGAGCTTGTGTTGACAGAATATGACATCGAACATGGCACTAGAAATCTATTGGGAGGAGAGCATGGCGATACCCAGAAACGCCACACCCGATCACAGTAA